In the genome of Chelmon rostratus isolate fCheRos1 chromosome 12, fCheRos1.pri, whole genome shotgun sequence, the window ACCCTTCACATCCACGCTGATGGATATATCTTCCTCCTGGGCATGCAGATGACAAGGTACCATGTATGTTTACTGGTTCAAATCCTTGGACAAGTCTATAATGGCCTGCAGTGGCCTGTTGTAGTCCTAGCTGGTTTGGACCATTTATGCACTGTCACTCAGAGGTTGCAGCCCACCACTGCCAGGGCCAGATGGTATTTGTGCTTCATTGTGACTGCCTTCCTGTGGTACCTCACAGCTGCCTACGTCTTCCTGCTGTCTGACTTCATTCCTGTCTTGGAGGATGTGCCTCACAGCCAGATTCACCAGTGCTGGGTCTTCCACACCTCTCAGATCCTGCAGGTTGCCATGTTGCTCATCCTGACTCTGGGCTGTGCAATGCTGCATGCTAGGTGCAGCGTAGGATTATTAAAAAATCCTCCTCTGAATGACCAAATTACAGGCCAAAGTAGACCTCACACCAGAAGAAGTATTGTTCACCAAGCCGTGCATACATTTCTGAGCACATGGGCCCTACTCCTGGTTTTTCTGGCCGTGCTCTTCCTGCTACCTGTGGGAATACCTGCATACCTGGGTCTGAACGCTGCCTGGCTCTGCTTCCTCAACAGCCTTCTGATATCAGTTGTTTTATGTGTAGTCTGTCCAGCCTCGCAGATAGCACCGGGCTTGGCAACAGTTCCTGCGGACAGCTTCTGTGAATGGAGATTTAAATTTAGCTtggctgcagaggacagaacaTGACTGTACcaagcaaatacacacaggaCTCTTGTTAGAAGAAGTGGAATAAGCTGCTCAGACCTTAACGTctcaaaggaagaaaataattTGTATTTCTAGAGGACAGTGGAGCTTCTTTAGCCAAACTTCATGTTACATAACTTCATGAACAGCAATGTGCATCTGTCAGCCCATGGCTTTGGCCCAGACTGAAATCAACAACTATCGGATTAATTTGTGATTCGTGGagaatgaatcctaatgactttggtggtcccctgacttttcatttagcgccaccagcaggtcaaagtttttaCTTACACAGTGAAATACCTAATTTACAAGCTACATAGGCACAAAATGCGTTACAGACATTCTTGGTCCAATATGATGAACCTTACAGATGATCCCACTTTTTATTTGTCGCAACCATGTGTGAAATGAATcaacagcaaataaatgcatcatgttacattttttcagatttacaATTATTGTTGATTTAATTAAGACCATGACTGTATGGTAAGGCCCgcaaacaaaatgtacaatgtAGTCATATCAGAACGGTGGTACTGACAGCCACAAGTGAAGTAACATAAATTTCTTCAAGAACATTTTTCAAGAAAGCACTTCATTAGTAAATCCCTTTGGCTAATTTGACTGTGATTAAATACAACTAATTCAAACATAAATGGAcagtttaaattatattttggCAAATACCTTTCCcttaaatgtatattttttaatttgtccagaAACGAGCAAATACCTAACTAATCTCTAACATGACCAACTAAAACCATTCCTTTTAGCCCCAGATCTCCTTTacgctaattagcaaatgttagcatgctacatgctacacTAAAATAGGGAACATGGTTAACATTTTGCTCCAGTTTGAGCCTCTCATGTGATAGCATTACATTCAAGGGGCGGAGGTAATTACAGGTAATTTACTGAGGAGGCTtgggggaaaaacacaggataGTTTAGTCTCGGGAAAACAGTGTACACGCTAAACATCAGCAAGTTAGCATCGTcactgtgagcttgttagcaagctagcgttagcatttagctcatagTACTGCGGTACACAGCAAAATTAAATACTCCCCAACAGCGTTGCTACATGACTAGACTTGTGTTTCTGATAAAATCTCCAATATTTGGACTTTTATGTAGCCTATATAATTTTAAAGGTTCTTCAGCACCCGCCCCGTCCCCTCTGTCAAGCTAATGACGAATGCCGGCTTTCAAACTACCTGGGCCAGGTAAAGCTAGGCCATGTTGTTCTCGTCAAGGAGAGGCTGATGTGCATGTTTAGCAGAGGAGTACCGTTAAAGATTATATTCCTGGGAAATGGCAGCTGTTTCTATATAGACGAGACAGGAAACTGCACGAAACGAACAGTCCACTTCTCTTGAAACAGTCGGTGCTCCACGTAAACGTCCCGAACTATTTGTGTTTATACTAGCAAGCTGTGCAGTTTGTTGCAGCCTACACTAcctaaatgtaaaatgtgaaataagaaaatCGCACCATTTTTTTGCTCCGATTTTGCAGCATTTGCAAGGAAAATTACACGATTActttcaaaaagaaaatcaaaatgtgaaaaataataactcGCAGGCCAGATTTAACAACTGGGGAGGGTTAATGAAAGTGTCTCTACATGTTACACATTTAGCCAGGAAAACATCAGAATATGTACTTGCCAATGATCACTGATTAATCTGCCCAATATTTAACTGATTGAGtagtttttcatctttttccaacAATATTCACTCTACGGTGCCATAAAACTAACAAGAAATCTTCACATTTTCCATAAAAAATTCTTGAAACGAGTAACTGATTATCAAAAACGTTGCAGatcaattttctgttgatcgactAAATCGATCAATACATATTGCTTCAGCTCCACACATAATTTAAGTGTAATATTTATAAATGGCATGCTCTGGCTCTGGCCATTTTTGGGGATTTTTACCCTTCTCCCTTTAGAGAGTGTGCATATCActggcctcagtgtgtgtttggctttttcaTCACCTTTATGAACTGTACCACACtatgcagctgctgctttctctcctAAAGTTAATATTCATGCTGTTGACATCAGCAGCTTCCATGACTGTCAATGAGAATCTTGTGCAAATGTATGAACCTTGAGCCAATGAATAAGTTatgtggacaaaataaaatagccCATAAGAATGACAAAAGACAACACCAGTTTGACACTACAGAACTTTACTTGAATTTGATCCAAGTTCATTGTCTATACAGGGTATATTTACAAGATCTGAAATCAGGGAAgggcaaaaacagaaaaaaaacaaacactagaTACAACTGAGGTATTAGCTAAAAGCATTTACAGGTATGTAATTTACTAGTAAATATCAATGATAAACAGTTAGAGATGCAGTGTCTTCTGcttaaaaaacatctttttataTCACAACATGAGGTAGGAGAACAGTGTCTCGATTCATGCAAGAACAAAAGTCTCATCACACTGTAGTATTGGCAACGTAGTATGCAATGGTCATACACAGAcactgtgtttcatgtttcagaaCAGCACTGAGGGGGGAAAGGGTTCTTTTTAGCAAAGccatgaatatttttttcatttataacaGGATGTGtataaattaaaatgtggtGTACCTTTTCTTAGTAACTAGTGATCTGTGTGATCAATCACCAATACAGCCCTATTTCCTACTTCTCCCACAAGGACATAGAATAATTACTTGCTCAAAGTTATTTGCCCAACTACCAGGCATACCACCTCCAACTGTTCAAAGGTCACCCTGGACTTGTTTACTAGTTTTCTTCACATAGCCAGGAGGCAATGGGTATGTAAATCCTAGattcaaatgtgtttgcattgtaAAACTTTGCGCCTTTCACATTGTGTTCATCGGTTGCGCAAACTTTACACCTGTAAAAATTCTGCACAAAGCACATCCATGTCATAAcactgcaaaatgcaaaaaggcCCAGCACACCGTGTTGTTCTTCTCCCCTTTCGTTTACATTTAGTCCTTTTTTCATTATGGTGTACAATTAGCTAAACAACACCCCCTTGTgtataaaatgcaaattacacAGAAAGTGATAAGTTATCTGCTAATATGATTtattcaaagtttttttttgttctgttaaagAGGCaattatatcaataaaaacTAATACTGATTATCTTTTGAGTGATGTTAACACATCCAGATAAGGATTATATGATCAGAATCAGAAAACATAACTAAACATCCAGAGCTAAATGAGCGagtttttctttcccttttcaaaGCTGCTGTGCTTCAGTCAGACATGGGAggctaagacacacacacacacacacacacacacacacacacacacacacacacacacacacacacacacacacacacacacacacacacacaatttccaAATCAAATTAGGCtacattttatgcattttatgttCATAAACTGATTTTATATTTAGCCAACCTCTAAACCAATAATGATATAAAACTTGCACATGTTTAATGTTCATGCATATGAGCCGTCTCAAAAGTTTGTGCGTTACGCAGAGGgaaaagatcttttttttttttttttaacaatgaacAGACTGATAGAGTGGCCCAGTGACACAAAACATAGGGGGtagcaaaacatgcaaaaaaaaacaaaaacaaaaacaaaaaaacaaacattttttgttttctttttttccaaaatgcatttctttaacaaatgttttgttttcaatttagCTCAGGGGAGGGGGTTTAACTGGGAAAAGCTCATTACATCACACGTTAAACAGTTCGTCAAGATGaaatccacaaaaaaacaaatgcatcagTTCAGAAAGGGGGAAAGTGTGTAAGAAAGTATCATTTTCCTATTTTGCCTTTGTCCTGCATCATGTCTCAGTAAACCATGCGTTTCAATCCCCCACATCAACTCGACTAAAGTCAAGTTCTGATATCTGCAAAGATCacttcttaaaaaaagaaagcaaaaaacatcTGACGCCTTAGTTCTGGTCCAATTTAT includes:
- the gpr160 gene encoding probable G-protein coupled receptor 160 isoform X1 — encoded protein: MTAFAQQQSLQIGSPYRGALPVKSSPRLHTMNIPVSSILLSLGGKCLLNWTLVFLQSNHICKSFLGVFSFSLAVVDTTLTLFVATLHIHADGYIFLLGMQMTRYHVCLLVQILGQVYNGLQWPVVVLAGLDHLCTVTQRLQPTTARARWYLCFIVTAFLWYLTAAYVFLLSDFIPVLEDVPHSQIHQCWVFHTSQILQVAMLLILTLGCAMLHARCSVGLLKNPPLNDQITGQSRPHTRRSIVHQAVHTFLSTWALLLVFLAVLFLLPVGIPAYLGLNAAWLCFLNSLLISVVLCVVCPASQIAPGLATVPADSFCEWRFKFSLAAEDRT
- the gpr160 gene encoding probable G-protein coupled receptor 160 isoform X2 translates to MNIPVSSILLSLGGKCLLNWTLVFLQSNHICKSFLGVFSFSLAVVDTTLTLFVATLHIHADGYIFLLGMQMTRYHVCLLVQILGQVYNGLQWPVVVLAGLDHLCTVTQRLQPTTARARWYLCFIVTAFLWYLTAAYVFLLSDFIPVLEDVPHSQIHQCWVFHTSQILQVAMLLILTLGCAMLHARCSVGLLKNPPLNDQITGQSRPHTRRSIVHQAVHTFLSTWALLLVFLAVLFLLPVGIPAYLGLNAAWLCFLNSLLISVVLCVVCPASQIAPGLATVPADSFCEWRFKFSLAAEDRT